From the genome of Streptomyces sp. NBC_01116, one region includes:
- a CDS encoding sensor histidine kinase — protein sequence MGAVASSRAVRLRAAVRRAPHALYEELWAAPADRMPRMGEPGAPVWRPSLLVLLVITAVAIMVVRTNELVPHGGPVYLFAALSACAQSAALVAGMIRPVGAWWTATALSVVTGLVTAATAPTEGSRLWIPGVFPMPELLYPPPFAGLALQGGALFLLALRVRPRRAVSALVIAMGVTLLLALYLPLLPHINPYVSASVFVVALALGIALRSVRLARKDLVVQVELTSEERARRTLLEERNRIARELHDVVAHHMSVISIQAQVAPHLVEHPTDELRENLTGIRENALEALAELRRVLGVLRSEDAPAQSTRHAPQPGLDGIDGLLATVRSAGLAATLSTTGAPRPLSPGVELSAYRIVQEALSNVMRHAPGARAEVVIGHRPAGLTVRVVNSPPDRPAAHSPGIRHGLLGMRERAAMLGGELATGPTPDGGWEVTAILPTSTETTEDAP from the coding sequence GTGGGGGCGGTGGCGTCATCGAGGGCGGTACGGCTGCGGGCGGCGGTGCGCCGTGCGCCGCATGCCCTGTACGAGGAGTTGTGGGCCGCGCCCGCCGACCGGATGCCGCGCATGGGCGAGCCCGGCGCCCCGGTGTGGCGGCCGTCGTTGCTGGTGCTGCTGGTCATCACCGCGGTCGCCATCATGGTGGTCCGTACCAACGAACTCGTCCCTCACGGAGGCCCCGTCTACCTGTTCGCGGCGCTGTCCGCCTGTGCGCAGTCGGCGGCGCTCGTGGCCGGAATGATCCGTCCCGTGGGGGCGTGGTGGACGGCGACCGCCCTGTCGGTCGTGACGGGGCTGGTCACCGCGGCCACCGCGCCCACGGAAGGCTCGCGCCTGTGGATCCCCGGCGTCTTCCCCATGCCGGAGCTGCTGTACCCCCCGCCCTTCGCGGGATTGGCCCTGCAGGGCGGTGCCCTGTTCCTGCTGGCGCTGCGGGTCCGGCCCCGGCGCGCGGTCTCCGCACTCGTGATCGCGATGGGGGTGACGCTGCTCCTGGCCCTGTACCTGCCGCTGCTGCCGCACATCAACCCCTACGTGTCCGCTTCCGTGTTCGTCGTGGCACTGGCCCTCGGCATCGCGCTACGCAGTGTGCGCCTCGCCCGTAAGGACCTCGTCGTGCAGGTGGAGTTGACCTCCGAGGAGCGGGCCCGGCGCACTCTGCTGGAGGAGCGCAACCGGATCGCCCGCGAGCTGCACGACGTGGTCGCCCACCACATGTCGGTGATCTCCATCCAGGCGCAGGTCGCCCCGCATCTGGTCGAGCACCCCACCGACGAGCTGCGCGAGAATCTGACCGGCATCCGCGAGAACGCCCTCGAAGCCCTCGCCGAGCTGCGCAGGGTCCTCGGCGTCCTGCGCTCGGAGGACGCGCCGGCGCAGAGCACGCGGCACGCCCCGCAGCCGGGCCTCGACGGGATCGACGGGCTCCTCGCCACCGTGCGCTCCGCCGGTCTCGCCGCCACTCTCTCCACCACCGGCGCACCTCGCCCCCTCTCACCGGGCGTCGAGCTGTCGGCGTACCGCATCGTGCAGGAGGCGCTCAGCAACGTGATGCGTCACGCGCCCGGTGCGAGAGCCGAGGTGGTGATCGGCCACCGGCCCGCCGGGCTGACCGTCCGGGTCGTCAACTCGCCGCCGGACCGCCCGGCCGCCCACTCCCCCGGGATACGCCACGGCCTGCTCGGGATGCGCGAGCGCGCGGCGATGCTCGGCGGCGAGCTGGCCACCGGCCCCACGCCCGACGGTGGCTGGGAAGTCACCGCGATCCTGCCCACCAGCACCGAGACGACCGAGGACGCCCCATGA
- a CDS encoding acyltransferase: protein MTSLVARIEAATPPGRDRAVDALRALAILGVVGGHWLVTGLVTDSGTVRGASPLTHLPHLAPVSWVFQTLAVFFLVGGRVAAGSWASARQRGVPYGRWVGGRLERLFRPVAAVLVVWALAAAGMLVAGVGDATVRALVKLVWSPLWFLLVFAALTAMTPLVARLHPLWPLVVVLHVDLVRLGLGGPRELGWINVVAGWLVPYCLGALVARGGVRGRAGRWALLLGGAAAAVSLVLWAGYPASMVGVPGSPMSNLDPPSLAAVVFGLAQCGAALLLLGPLRRVLRRPAVWAVVAVVNLSAMTVFLWHQTAMIIVTASGSLIADGPLPGLHTVPDGAGWVLARLLWLPVFALALLMCWAAFRGYEQGGRRSGGGSLVVRGSSPERKGHARRA from the coding sequence GTGACTAGTCTCGTCGCACGGATCGAGGCTGCCACCCCGCCCGGCCGGGACCGGGCCGTCGACGCCCTGCGGGCCCTGGCGATCCTCGGCGTGGTGGGCGGGCACTGGCTGGTGACCGGGCTGGTCACCGACAGCGGCACGGTGCGCGGGGCGAGCCCGCTGACGCATCTGCCCCACCTCGCCCCGGTCTCCTGGGTGTTCCAGACCCTCGCGGTGTTCTTCCTGGTGGGCGGGCGCGTGGCGGCGGGGAGTTGGGCCTCGGCCCGGCAGCGCGGCGTGCCGTACGGGCGGTGGGTGGGCGGCCGGCTGGAGCGCCTGTTCCGGCCGGTTGCGGCGGTGCTCGTGGTGTGGGCGCTCGCGGCGGCCGGGATGCTGGTGGCCGGGGTGGGTGATGCGACGGTCCGGGCGCTGGTCAAGCTGGTCTGGTCCCCGCTGTGGTTCCTGCTGGTCTTCGCCGCGCTGACCGCGATGACTCCGCTGGTGGCGCGGCTGCACCCGCTGTGGCCGCTCGTGGTGGTGCTGCACGTCGACCTCGTACGCCTGGGCCTCGGCGGCCCTCGCGAGCTGGGGTGGATCAACGTGGTCGCGGGCTGGCTGGTGCCCTACTGCCTGGGGGCGCTGGTGGCCCGGGGCGGGGTGCGTGGCCGGGCGGGTCGTTGGGCGCTGCTGCTCGGCGGGGCCGCGGCGGCCGTCTCGCTCGTGCTGTGGGCCGGGTATCCGGCCTCCATGGTCGGCGTTCCGGGCAGCCCGATGTCCAATCTCGATCCGCCGAGCCTGGCCGCCGTGGTGTTCGGCCTGGCGCAGTGCGGGGCGGCGCTGCTGCTGCTCGGGCCCCTGCGCCGGGTGCTGCGGAGACCCGCGGTCTGGGCGGTGGTGGCCGTGGTGAACCTGTCGGCGATGACCGTCTTCCTGTGGCACCAGACCGCGATGATCATCGTCACGGCGAGTGGGTCGCTGATCGCGGACGGCCCGCTGCCGGGGCTGCACACCGTGCCCGACGGCGCCGGCTGGGTGCTCGCCCGGTTGCTCTGGCTGCCGGTGTTCGCCCTGGCCCTGCTGATGTGCTGGGCCGCGTTCCGGGGTTACGAACAGGGCGGGCGGCGCTCCGGCGGGGGCTCCCTCGTCGTACGGGGCTCCTCCCCCGAGCGGAAGGGACACGCGCGTCGTGCCTAG
- a CDS encoding alpha/beta hydrolase: MPDRPRRPRRLRALLAALVTFAVAVPVSGAARPAAVPAPAPTAQGPLREAGQAALARRYAVSRQDIRAAERTAEAHGDLRRAASLRGMAAPGRQFLAFDGRDGGRSTEVVGELSTARRIAVLVPGAGVGLDAYGRLKRDARALHRELEAGGAVVVWLGYRSPGTVSPAALTTGRADGAAPGLRALVDGLRAVRPAARISLLCHSYGSVICARSAPGTAADALVLYGSPGVGARDTASLRTGARVWAGRSGGDWISRVPHVRVRVPFLATVGFGTDPVADRFGAEVFDTGDGGHSDYLLPGSRSLTNLARITAGAEPLGASRD; the protein is encoded by the coding sequence ATGCCCGACCGCCCGCGCAGACCCCGCCGGCTCCGCGCCCTGCTCGCCGCGCTCGTCACCTTCGCGGTGGCCGTGCCGGTGTCCGGCGCGGCCCGGCCCGCCGCCGTGCCCGCCCCCGCGCCGACCGCTCAGGGTCCGCTGCGGGAAGCGGGGCAGGCGGCGCTCGCCCGGCGGTACGCGGTGAGCCGGCAGGACATCCGGGCGGCCGAGCGGACGGCGGAGGCGCACGGGGACCTCAGGCGAGCGGCCTCGCTGCGCGGGATGGCCGCGCCCGGGCGGCAGTTCCTCGCCTTCGACGGGCGGGACGGCGGCCGGAGCACGGAGGTCGTCGGGGAGCTGTCCACGGCCCGGCGGATCGCTGTGCTGGTGCCCGGTGCGGGCGTCGGACTGGACGCGTACGGGCGGCTGAAGCGCGACGCCAGGGCGCTGCACCGGGAGTTGGAGGCGGGCGGGGCCGTCGTCGTCTGGCTCGGCTACCGCTCGCCCGGCACCGTCAGCCCGGCCGCGCTGACGACCGGGCGGGCCGACGGGGCCGCGCCGGGGCTGCGCGCGCTGGTGGACGGGCTGCGTGCCGTGCGGCCCGCCGCCCGGATCAGCCTGCTCTGCCACTCCTACGGTTCGGTGATCTGCGCCCGGTCCGCGCCGGGTACGGCGGCCGACGCCCTCGTCCTCTACGGCAGCCCCGGGGTCGGAGCCCGGGACACCGCCTCGCTGCGCACCGGGGCCCGGGTGTGGGCGGGCCGCAGCGGCGGGGACTGGATATCCCGGGTGCCCCACGTCCGGGTGCGGGTGCCGTTCCTCGCGACGGTCGGCTTCGGGACCGATCCGGTGGCGGACCGCTTCGGGGCCGAGGTGTTCGACACGGGCGACGGCGGCCACAGCGACTATCTGCTGCCCGGCTCGCGCTCCTTGACGAACCTGGCCCGGATCACGGCGGGCGCCGAACCTCTGGGGGCCTCCCGTGACTAG
- a CDS encoding alpha/beta fold hydrolase, whose protein sequence is MERFVEAAPGIRLWAEERGAPDAPALLLVMGAQASGLGWPDELVELLAARHRVIRYDHRDTGRSTWAFDERPYPLTVLAEDAVAVLDAFGVERAHLLGMSLGGMLAQLLIADRPERLLSATVFGTRALSSLPYTAPDGTPVPPEQLPGVAPALLEMWSRPVEDRGVEAELGRRVEHWRALGGGVIPFDADRSRALERRIIEHTGHHHAGSAHARADHSGMDRTEQLARTRVPTLVVSALAEPVFPPPHSEHLAQAIHGARLVEIPGMGHALPREVHAPLAAAVLEHTGRG, encoded by the coding sequence ATGGAACGCTTCGTCGAAGCAGCCCCCGGCATACGCCTCTGGGCCGAGGAGCGCGGCGCTCCCGACGCCCCCGCCCTGCTGCTGGTCATGGGCGCGCAGGCGTCCGGGCTCGGCTGGCCCGACGAGCTGGTGGAGCTGCTCGCCGCCCGGCATCGTGTGATCCGCTACGACCACCGGGACACCGGCCGGTCCACCTGGGCCTTCGACGAGCGGCCCTACCCGCTCACCGTGCTGGCCGAGGACGCCGTGGCCGTGCTCGACGCGTTCGGTGTGGAGCGCGCGCACCTCCTGGGGATGTCGCTGGGCGGCATGCTCGCCCAGTTGCTGATCGCCGACCGTCCCGAGCGGCTGCTGAGCGCCACGGTGTTCGGGACGAGAGCGCTCAGCTCCCTCCCCTACACCGCGCCGGACGGGACACCGGTCCCGCCCGAGCAGCTTCCCGGCGTCGCGCCCGCCCTGCTGGAGATGTGGTCCCGGCCCGTGGAGGACCGGGGCGTCGAGGCCGAGTTGGGGCGGCGCGTGGAGCACTGGCGTGCGCTCGGCGGCGGTGTGATCCCCTTCGACGCCGACCGCTCCCGAGCACTGGAGCGCCGGATCATCGAGCACACCGGACACCACCACGCCGGTTCCGCGCACGCCCGCGCCGACCACTCCGGGATGGACCGCACCGAGCAGCTCGCCCGGACCCGCGTGCCCACCCTGGTCGTCTCGGCCCTCGCCGAACCCGTCTTCCCGCCCCCGCACTCCGAACACCTCGCCCAGGCGATCCACGGCGCGCGGCTCGTCGAGATCCCGGGCATGGGCCACGCACTCCCCCGTGAGGTCCACGCCCCGCTCGCCGCCGCGGTTCTGGAGCACACCGGCCGGGGCTGA
- the sodN gene encoding superoxide dismutase, Ni, translating to MLSRLFAPKVKVSAHCDLPCGVYDPAQARIEAESVKAVQEKYQANEDADFRTRAVLIKEQRAELAKHHISVLWSDYFKPPHFEKYPELHQLVNDTLKALSAAKGSNDPKTGQKALDLIAEVDRIFWETKKA from the coding sequence ATGCTTTCCCGCCTGTTTGCCCCCAAGGTGAAGGTCAGCGCCCACTGCGACCTGCCCTGCGGCGTGTACGACCCGGCCCAGGCCCGCATCGAGGCCGAGTCGGTCAAGGCCGTCCAGGAGAAGTACCAGGCCAACGAGGACGCGGACTTCCGCACCCGCGCCGTCCTGATCAAGGAACAGCGCGCCGAGCTCGCGAAGCACCACATCTCGGTGCTCTGGAGCGACTACTTCAAGCCCCCGCACTTCGAGAAGTACCCGGAGCTGCACCAGCTGGTCAACGACACCCTGAAGGCGCTCTCCGCGGCCAAGGGCTCGAACGACCCGAAGACGGGCCAGAAGGCTCTGGACCTGATCGCCGAGGTCGACCGGATCTTCTGGGAGACCAAGAAGGCCTGA
- the sodX gene encoding nickel-type superoxide dismutase maturation protease: MPERRQVSGGGRVTRRPLRVVEVTGPSMVPTLYHGDLLLVQYGAPVSPGDVVILRHPFQQDLLVVKRATERRPGGWWVRGDNTFAGGDSTDYGTVPEELVLARVRARYRPLAKGQRSVTAVLGWAVSALRPVRSASSRLRAR; encoded by the coding sequence ATGCCGGAGCGGCGACAGGTGTCCGGAGGCGGGCGGGTGACGCGGCGTCCGTTGCGGGTGGTGGAGGTGACGGGGCCCTCGATGGTGCCCACGCTCTACCACGGCGACCTGCTGCTCGTGCAGTACGGGGCGCCCGTGAGCCCCGGTGACGTGGTGATCCTGCGGCACCCCTTCCAGCAGGACCTGCTGGTGGTCAAGCGGGCCACCGAGCGGCGGCCCGGCGGCTGGTGGGTGCGGGGCGACAACACCTTCGCGGGCGGGGACAGCACCGACTACGGGACCGTGCCGGAGGAGCTGGTGCTGGCCCGGGTGCGGGCCCGCTACCGGCCCCTGGCGAAGGGTCAGCGGTCGGTGACGGCGGTGCTGGGCTGGGCGGTCTCCGCGCTGCGGCCGGTGCGCTCGGCCTCCTCGCGCTTGCGGGCCCGGTAG
- a CDS encoding ABATE domain-containing protein — protein sequence MELAYYSDYAVRLVNTEEPARNKDALTSVEAVRELFGANQQAARRTTDADVTRFRSVRARLRAVFDAADGDDETLAVDLLNSLLLEFPVSPQISGHDVRDQDGRPDWHMHLADHPSNATAGYAAIAAMGLAFHLTEHGVDRLGLCEAAPCRNAYLDTSTNRSRRYCSDRCATRANVAAYRARKREEAERTGRSAETAQPSTAVTDR from the coding sequence GTGGAACTGGCCTATTACTCGGACTACGCCGTGCGCCTGGTCAACACCGAGGAGCCGGCCCGCAACAAGGACGCCCTCACCTCCGTCGAGGCGGTCCGGGAGCTGTTCGGAGCGAATCAACAGGCGGCACGGCGGACCACGGACGCCGACGTGACCCGGTTCCGTTCCGTACGGGCACGGCTGCGCGCGGTCTTCGACGCGGCGGACGGCGACGACGAGACGCTCGCGGTCGACCTGCTGAACTCGCTGCTGCTGGAGTTCCCGGTGAGCCCGCAGATCTCGGGGCACGACGTACGCGACCAGGACGGCAGGCCGGACTGGCACATGCACCTGGCCGACCACCCGTCGAACGCGACCGCCGGCTACGCGGCCATCGCGGCGATGGGCCTGGCCTTCCACCTCACCGAGCACGGCGTGGACCGCCTCGGCCTGTGCGAGGCGGCGCCGTGCCGCAACGCGTACCTGGACACCTCCACCAACCGCTCCAGGCGCTACTGCTCGGACCGCTGCGCGACCCGCGCGAACGTGGCCGCCTACCGGGCCCGCAAGCGCGAGGAGGCCGAGCGCACCGGCCGCAGCGCGGAGACCGCCCAGCCCAGCACCGCCGTCACCGACCGCTGA
- a CDS encoding trans-aconitate 2-methyltransferase, whose translation MTETATGTDWQSWQESWDRQQEWYMPDREERFRVMLDMVEAVVGPEPRVLDLACGTGSITDRLLKRFPNATSTGVDLDPALLAIARGTFDGDDRVAFVTADLKDPDWTARLPHTSYDAVLTATALHWLHRDPLTTLYGQLGGLVRDGGVFMNADRTIDPATPRINAAERAHRHAAMDRAKAAGALDWAEWWAVAAKDPVLAAPTAERFAIYGEHADGDMPSADWHARTLLASGFGEARAVWASPSDTLVLAVK comes from the coding sequence GTGACGGAGACGGCTACGGGCACCGACTGGCAGTCCTGGCAGGAGAGCTGGGACCGGCAGCAGGAGTGGTACATGCCCGACCGCGAGGAGCGGTTCCGGGTGATGCTGGACATGGTCGAGGCCGTCGTCGGACCGGAACCGCGGGTGCTCGACCTCGCGTGCGGTACGGGAAGTATTACGGACCGGCTCCTCAAGCGGTTCCCGAACGCCACGAGCACCGGGGTCGATCTCGACCCCGCGCTCCTGGCCATCGCCCGCGGCACGTTCGACGGCGACGACCGGGTCGCCTTCGTCACCGCCGACCTCAAGGACCCCGACTGGACGGCCCGGCTGCCCCACACCTCGTACGACGCCGTCCTCACCGCCACCGCGCTGCACTGGCTGCACAGGGACCCGCTCACCACGCTCTACGGGCAGCTCGGCGGCCTCGTCCGGGACGGCGGGGTGTTCATGAACGCCGACCGCACGATCGACCCGGCCACCCCCCGTATCAACGCCGCCGAACGGGCCCACCGGCACGCCGCGATGGACCGCGCCAAGGCCGCCGGGGCGCTGGACTGGGCCGAGTGGTGGGCCGTCGCCGCGAAGGACCCCGTCCTGGCCGCGCCCACCGCCGAGCGGTTCGCGATCTACGGCGAGCACGCGGACGGCGACATGCCCTCCGCCGACTGGCACGCCCGCACCCTGCTGGCCTCCGGCTTCGGTGAGGCCCGCGCGGTCTGGGCGTCTCCCTCCGACACCCTGGTCCTCGCGGTGAAGTAG
- a CDS encoding amino acid ABC transporter ATP-binding protein: protein MTTPMVKAEGVHKSFGAAHILKGIDLEVAPREVFCLIGPSGSGKSTFLRCINHLEKINAGRLSVDGELVGYRQKGDKLYELKDSEVALQRRDIGMVFQRFNLFPHMTAIENVMEAPVQVKGETKAVARARAEKLLDRVGLSDKAGNYPTQLSGGQQQRVAIARALAMEPKLMLFDEPTSALDPELVGDVLDVMRGLAEDGMTMIVVTHEMGFAREVGDALVFMDDGVVVESGHPRDVLTDPQHDRTKSFLSKVL, encoded by the coding sequence ATGACCACCCCCATGGTGAAGGCCGAGGGCGTCCACAAGTCCTTCGGTGCCGCCCACATCCTCAAGGGCATCGACCTGGAGGTCGCCCCGCGTGAGGTGTTCTGCCTGATCGGCCCGTCCGGCTCCGGCAAGTCGACCTTCCTGCGGTGCATCAACCACCTGGAGAAGATCAACGCCGGCCGGCTCTCGGTCGACGGCGAGCTGGTCGGCTACCGGCAGAAGGGCGACAAGCTCTACGAGCTGAAGGACAGCGAGGTCGCCCTCCAGCGCCGCGACATCGGCATGGTCTTCCAGCGCTTCAACCTGTTCCCGCACATGACGGCCATCGAGAACGTCATGGAGGCCCCGGTCCAGGTCAAGGGCGAGACCAAGGCCGTGGCCCGGGCCCGCGCCGAGAAGCTGCTGGACCGGGTGGGCCTCTCCGACAAGGCGGGGAACTACCCCACCCAGCTGTCCGGCGGGCAGCAGCAGCGCGTCGCCATCGCCCGTGCGCTGGCGATGGAGCCGAAGCTGATGCTCTTCGACGAGCCGACGTCAGCGCTCGACCCGGAGCTGGTCGGCGACGTCCTGGACGTCATGCGCGGTCTGGCCGAGGACGGCATGACGATGATCGTCGTCACCCACGAGATGGGCTTCGCCCGCGAGGTGGGCGACGCGCTGGTCTTCATGGACGACGGCGTGGTGGTCGAGTCGGGCCACCCGCGCGACGTACTGACCGACCCGCAGCACGACCGGACGAAGTCGTTCCTGTCCAAGGTGCTGTAG
- a CDS encoding amino acid ABC transporter permease: MTDKFDRTPAGSPAGPVSVSKGATPAPENIKAIPVRHVGRWISGIVVIGLLVALGYAFSQGNIQWHAVGDKLFDSTVVAGAGRTLLISVLAMVLGVILGVVLAVMRLSKNPVTSWVAWLYIWFFRGTPVYVQLLLWFNLALIFPVLNIPFIYKDEMTDVMTPFMCALLGLALNEAAYMAEICRAGIQSVDEGQTEASHALGMTQGKTMRRVVLPQALRVIIPPTGNEFINMLKTSSLVYAVTYNELLRSTSQIGSTSYAVMEMLFVASIWYIVMTSVFSVGQYYLERRFARGSLRSLPLTPLQRVKTNLAAFGNRPSGGVSA, translated from the coding sequence ATGACTGACAAGTTCGACAGGACACCCGCCGGTTCACCGGCCGGCCCGGTGTCCGTCTCCAAGGGCGCCACCCCGGCCCCGGAGAACATCAAGGCCATTCCGGTCCGCCATGTCGGCCGCTGGATCAGCGGCATCGTGGTCATCGGCCTCCTCGTCGCCCTCGGGTACGCCTTCTCGCAGGGCAACATCCAGTGGCATGCCGTGGGCGACAAGCTGTTCGACAGCACCGTCGTCGCCGGTGCCGGCCGCACCCTGCTCATCAGCGTCCTCGCGATGGTGCTCGGCGTGATCCTCGGCGTCGTGCTGGCCGTGATGCGGCTCTCGAAGAACCCGGTCACCAGCTGGGTGGCCTGGCTGTACATCTGGTTCTTCCGGGGCACCCCGGTCTACGTACAACTGCTGCTCTGGTTCAACCTGGCGCTGATCTTCCCGGTCCTGAACATCCCGTTCATCTACAAGGACGAGATGACGGACGTCATGACCCCGTTCATGTGCGCCCTGCTGGGGCTCGCGCTGAACGAGGCCGCCTACATGGCGGAGATCTGCCGGGCTGGCATCCAGTCGGTCGACGAGGGCCAGACCGAGGCCTCGCACGCGCTGGGCATGACCCAGGGCAAGACCATGCGCCGCGTGGTCCTCCCGCAGGCGCTGCGCGTGATCATCCCGCCGACCGGCAACGAGTTCATCAACATGCTGAAGACCTCCTCGCTGGTGTACGCGGTCACGTACAACGAACTGCTCCGCTCCACCTCGCAGATCGGCTCCACCTCGTACGCGGTGATGGAGATGCTGTTCGTCGCGTCCATCTGGTACATCGTGATGACCAGCGTGTTCAGCGTCGGCCAGTACTACCTGGAGCGCCGCTTCGCCCGCGGCTCGCTGCGCTCGCTGCCGCTCACGCCGCTGCAGCGCGTCAAGACCAACCTCGCCGCGTTCGGCAACCGGCCCTCCGGAGGTGTCTCCGCATGA
- a CDS encoding ABC transporter substrate-binding protein → MTASTTRRTTAKSRIAAIGAIAVAGSLLLTACGDQTDSSSQESGSGKETKSGAPLFSKLPEKYQKSGVIKVGTNAEYAPMESVENGEIVGVDPDLAEALGKQLGVRFEFTSGSFDGLITALNSGRHDIAMSSITDNKQRQEGLDESGKKLGEGVDFVDYFLAGTAVYTKKGNPQNIKSIEDLCGKAAAVQRGTTYEKALKTQSKACTDGGEKAVKIESFENDTEAQTRVKSGGAVAGVNDYPVAVDLARKADGGKAFEVVGEQVDAGPFGIAVKKDNTGLRDALKEAVDAIIADGSYQKVLDKWGAGTGAIDKAAINGGK, encoded by the coding sequence ATGACCGCAAGCACCACGCGTCGTACGACCGCGAAGTCCCGGATTGCGGCGATCGGCGCCATCGCGGTCGCCGGCTCCTTGCTGCTCACCGCCTGTGGCGACCAGACCGACAGCTCCTCCCAGGAGAGCGGCAGCGGCAAGGAGACCAAGAGCGGCGCTCCGCTCTTCTCGAAGCTGCCGGAGAAGTACCAGAAGTCCGGTGTGATCAAGGTCGGCACGAATGCGGAATACGCCCCGATGGAGTCCGTCGAGAACGGCGAGATCGTGGGCGTCGACCCCGATCTGGCCGAGGCCCTCGGCAAGCAGCTCGGGGTGAGGTTCGAGTTCACCTCCGGGTCCTTCGACGGCCTGATCACCGCCCTGAACAGCGGGCGTCACGACATCGCGATGTCGTCGATCACGGACAACAAGCAGCGCCAGGAGGGCCTGGACGAGTCGGGCAAGAAGCTGGGCGAGGGCGTCGACTTCGTCGACTACTTCCTCGCCGGCACCGCCGTGTACACGAAGAAGGGCAACCCGCAGAACATCAAGTCCATCGAGGACCTCTGCGGGAAGGCCGCGGCCGTGCAGCGCGGCACCACGTACGAGAAGGCCCTCAAGACGCAGTCGAAGGCCTGTACGGACGGTGGCGAGAAGGCTGTCAAGATCGAGTCGTTCGAGAACGACACCGAGGCGCAGACCCGTGTGAAGTCCGGCGGTGCGGTCGCCGGCGTCAACGACTACCCGGTCGCGGTCGACCTGGCCCGCAAGGCCGACGGCGGCAAGGCGTTCGAGGTCGTGGGCGAGCAGGTCGACGCCGGCCCGTTCGGCATCGCCGTCAAGAAGGACAACACCGGGCTGCGCGACGCCCTGAAGGAGGCCGTCGACGCGATCATCGCCGACGGCTCGTACCAGAAGGTGCTCGACAAGTGGGGCGCCGGTACGGGAGCGATCGACAAGGCCGCCATCAACGGCGGCAAGTGA
- a CDS encoding NADP-dependent malic enzyme: protein MAAEIVNPRSDSTTDSGIQRTSAADIGADEPFDPAFALHRGGKMAVQATVPIRDKDDLSLAYTPGVAKVCSAIADNPELVHDYTWKSQVVAVVTDGTAVLGLGDIGPEASLPVMEGKAILFKQFGGVDAVPIALATTDTDEIVDTVVRLAPSFGGVNLEDISAPRCFEIERKLQERLDIPVFHDDQHGTAVVTLAALRNAAKLSGRTLGDLRGVISGAGAAGVAIAKFLLEAGIGDIAVADRKGIVSRDRDDLTEVKRELAELTNRAGLSGSLEQALAGADVFIGVSGGTVPEAAVASMAPGAYVFAMANPNPEVHPEVAHKYAAVVATGRSDFPNQINNVLAFPGIFAGALQVRASRITEGMKIAAANALADVVGDELAADYVIPSPFDERVAPAVTAAVAAAARAEGVARR from the coding sequence ATGGCAGCGGAGATCGTCAATCCTCGCAGCGACAGCACCACCGACAGCGGCATCCAGCGCACGAGCGCAGCGGACATCGGGGCCGACGAGCCCTTCGATCCGGCCTTCGCCCTCCACCGGGGCGGGAAGATGGCCGTGCAGGCCACCGTTCCGATCCGGGACAAGGACGACCTTTCCCTGGCGTACACGCCCGGCGTGGCGAAAGTGTGCAGCGCCATCGCCGACAACCCCGAGCTCGTCCACGACTACACCTGGAAATCACAGGTCGTGGCCGTCGTGACGGACGGCACCGCCGTGCTCGGCCTCGGCGACATCGGGCCCGAGGCGTCCCTCCCGGTCATGGAGGGCAAGGCCATCCTCTTCAAGCAGTTCGGCGGCGTCGACGCGGTGCCGATCGCGCTCGCGACCACCGACACCGACGAGATCGTCGACACCGTCGTCCGGCTCGCCCCCTCGTTCGGTGGGGTGAACCTGGAGGACATCTCGGCGCCCCGGTGCTTCGAGATCGAGCGCAAGCTCCAGGAACGCCTGGACATCCCGGTCTTCCACGACGACCAGCACGGCACCGCGGTCGTCACCCTCGCCGCTCTGCGCAACGCCGCGAAGCTCTCCGGGCGGACGCTCGGCGATCTGCGCGGCGTCATCTCCGGCGCGGGCGCGGCGGGCGTGGCCATCGCCAAGTTCCTGCTGGAGGCGGGCATCGGCGACATCGCGGTGGCCGACCGCAAGGGCATCGTCAGCCGCGACCGCGACGACCTCACCGAGGTCAAGCGCGAGCTGGCCGAGCTGACCAACCGGGCCGGCCTCTCCGGTTCGCTGGAGCAGGCGCTCGCCGGCGCTGACGTCTTCATCGGCGTCTCCGGCGGTACGGTCCCGGAGGCGGCGGTGGCCTCGATGGCCCCCGGCGCGTACGTCTTCGCGATGGCCAACCCGAACCCGGAGGTCCATCCGGAGGTCGCGCACAAGTACGCGGCGGTCGTGGCGACCGGGCGGTCCGACTTCCCGAACCAGATCAACAACGTGCTGGCGTTCCCGGGCATCTTCGCGGGCGCGCTCCAGGTCCGGGCCTCCCGGATCACCGAGGGCATGAAGATCGCCGCGGCGAACGCGCTGGCCGACGTGGTCGGCGACGAGCTGGCGGCGGACTACGTGATCCCGTCCCCGTTCGACGAGCGGGTCGCCCCGGCGGTCACCGCGGCGGTGGCCGCGGCGGCCCGTGCGGAGGGTGTGGCTCGGCGCTGA